One window from the genome of Bacteroidota bacterium encodes:
- a CDS encoding S-adenosylmethionine:tRNA ribosyltransferase-isomerase yields MDTSSRLQRLQQIDLEEYNYSLPDERIAKFPLEQRDASKLLVYQNGEISHRTFSKIPGLLPAGSFLFFNNTKVIPARLHFRKDTGALIEVFLLHPVLPSRITAITMAAKGSVTFECLVGNLKRWKDNELLQRNLTINNESFSLTARLVNRDEKLIEISWEPATLTLSELLEVVGQIPIPPYLNREATEKDTETYQTVYAQNDGSVAAPTAGLHFTPAVFEALEKRGIQHDFVTLHVGAGTFQPVKVKDLSTHPMHREQVVYSRQNIENILKHHTNTIPVGTTSMRTLESIYWYGVKLLTDSDKEFLVDKLAPYTSPLHISVEQSMQAVLGFMQQNNLQQLIGETELLIAPGYEFKVCKGLVTNFHQPASTLLLLVDALVQGNWKTIYGQALDNNYRFLSYGDSSLLLP; encoded by the coding sequence ATGGATACCTCCTCGCGTTTGCAACGCCTGCAACAAATAGACCTCGAAGAATACAATTATTCTTTGCCTGATGAACGTATTGCCAAATTTCCGCTGGAACAACGCGATGCCTCAAAATTGCTGGTGTATCAAAACGGTGAAATAAGCCACCGCACGTTTAGCAAAATTCCGGGTTTATTACCCGCAGGCAGCTTTTTGTTTTTCAACAACACTAAGGTAATTCCTGCCAGATTGCATTTTCGCAAAGATACAGGCGCATTGATTGAGGTATTTTTATTGCATCCCGTACTGCCCTCCCGCATCACTGCCATTACTATGGCTGCCAAAGGTTCGGTAACGTTTGAATGTTTGGTAGGCAATCTTAAACGCTGGAAAGACAACGAATTGCTCCAAAGAAACTTAACCATCAACAACGAGTCGTTTAGCCTTACTGCCCGCCTTGTAAACCGCGACGAAAAGTTGATAGAGATTTCTTGGGAACCTGCCACGCTCACCCTTTCAGAATTATTGGAAGTAGTGGGACAAATTCCTATACCGCCCTACCTAAACCGTGAGGCCACAGAAAAAGATACAGAAACCTACCAAACCGTGTATGCCCAAAACGATGGTTCGGTAGCTGCTCCAACAGCAGGGCTGCACTTTACTCCTGCGGTTTTTGAAGCTCTTGAAAAACGTGGCATACAACACGATTTTGTAACCTTGCACGTAGGCGCTGGTACATTTCAGCCTGTGAAAGTAAAAGACCTGAGTACCCACCCCATGCACCGCGAACAGGTGGTGTACAGTCGCCAAAACATCGAAAATATTTTAAAGCACCATACGAATACAATTCCCGTAGGCACTACCAGTATGCGTACGCTGGAAAGTATCTATTGGTACGGGGTAAAGCTGTTAACCGATAGCGATAAAGAGTTTTTGGTGGATAAACTTGCCCCTTACACCTCGCCGCTGCACATTAGTGTAGAGCAAAGTATGCAAGCCGTTTTGGGTTTTATGCAGCAAAACAACCTGCAACAGCTAATCGGTGAAACGGAATTGCTGATTGCCCCCGGCTATGAATTTAAGGTGTGTAAAGGACTTGTTACCAATTTCCATCAGCCTGCCTCTACCCTATTGTTGCTGGTAGATGCCTTGGTGCAAGGCAACTGGAAAACCATTTACGGCCAAGCCCTTGATAACAATTACCGCTTTTTAAGCTACGGCGATTCATCGTTGTTGCTGCCATAA
- a CDS encoding DUF4287 domain-containing protein: protein MLDKMIENLPKNTGKTLEEWMAIAAQNKHLKHKESVKFLQDNYGLGLNYADLIVHKTNGTDSGSMDGDALITEQYKGKEHLKPIYDILMEHIGKFGDDIEISPKKAYVSLRRKKQFACLKPATKTRFELELILKGQDPTQLLQAIPGAGAMCTHKIVIENLSHITEEVIDWARQAYTKAG from the coding sequence ATGCTTGACAAAATGATTGAGAACCTGCCCAAAAACACAGGAAAAACGTTGGAAGAATGGATGGCCATTGCCGCCCAAAACAAACACCTGAAGCACAAAGAATCGGTAAAGTTTTTACAAGACAACTACGGCTTGGGGCTTAACTATGCCGACCTTATCGTACACAAAACCAACGGCACGGATTCAGGCTCGATGGACGGGGATGCATTGATAACCGAGCAATACAAGGGCAAAGAACACCTGAAACCCATTTACGACATTTTAATGGAACACATTGGCAAATTTGGGGACGACATTGAAATCTCACCCAAAAAAGCTTACGTGAGCCTGCGTCGCAAAAAACAGTTTGCCTGCCTTAAGCCCGCCACCAAAACCCGTTTTGAACTTGAACTGATACTGAAAGGACAAGATCCGACACAACTGTTGCAGGCCATACCCGGTGCCGGAGCTATGTGTACCCACAAAATTGTGATTGAAAACCTATCACACATCACCGAAGAAGTAATTGATTGGGCCCGACAAGCCTATACGAAAGCCGGCTAA
- a CDS encoding AraC family transcriptional regulator yields MPFMRLQNITPLPQLQGYIDKLWVFESEGIPPNADLNLIVPNGLIKLVIPFRNKLTGIMEGCNHTSAENSITLIGMTDIPSVVVSPDDSYAGTIGVEFSVFGAYRFFHLPQNEIKNHIHSLTTVVGQAAKTLEEHISNAPTLAEKIYLLQQFLLRQFTRQPHDAIYDYCVKKILFSKGRITVKELEKETGYSSRWLNMKFTEKAGISPKNLASIIRFQQFYQALARNDEKSFFTSSFYDFYYDQSHFIKDFKRFTGMPPTKLALADNEFGKIFYKE; encoded by the coding sequence ATGCCATTCATGCGTCTTCAAAATATCACCCCGCTGCCCCAACTGCAAGGGTATATTGATAAGCTGTGGGTATTTGAAAGCGAAGGCATACCACCCAACGCCGACCTGAACTTGATTGTACCCAACGGCCTGATAAAGCTGGTGATACCCTTTAGAAATAAACTAACGGGGATAATGGAAGGCTGCAACCATACCTCGGCTGAAAACAGCATCACACTTATCGGTATGACGGATATTCCCTCTGTGGTAGTATCGCCTGATGATAGCTATGCGGGCACCATAGGGGTTGAGTTTAGTGTCTTTGGTGCATACCGCTTTTTTCATCTCCCCCAAAACGAAATAAAAAACCATATCCACTCACTAACTACCGTTGTAGGACAGGCAGCAAAAACCCTTGAAGAACACATAAGCAACGCCCCTACACTGGCTGAGAAAATTTACCTACTGCAACAGTTTTTACTACGGCAGTTTACCCGTCAACCGCACGATGCCATTTATGATTATTGTGTGAAAAAAATCCTGTTTTCAAAAGGTCGCATTACGGTAAAAGAGCTTGAAAAAGAAACCGGCTACAGCAGCCGTTGGCTCAACATGAAGTTTACCGAAAAAGCAGGTATCAGTCCTAAAAACCTTGCGTCCATTATTCGGTTCCAACAGTTCTATCAGGCATTAGCCCGCAACGACGAGAAAAGCTTTTTCACCTCCTCATTTTACGATTTCTACTACGACCAATCCCATTTTATCAAAGATTTTAAACGATTCACGGGGATGCCACCCACCAAGTTAGCCCTTGCCGATAACGAGTTCGGTAAGATTTTTTACAAAGAATAG
- a CDS encoding DinB family protein, whose translation MTPSAELKHVITNSLNAFNGITEEAWSHKPAPDKWSKREILGHLADSAQNNLRRFIVTQHLQNQNIVYYQNEWVLHQNYQNTPTQEVVELWKVLNQHICRVLDNMPAEKLSYTCDTGKQGQEPHTLEFLIADYIDHLKHHLGQIQ comes from the coding sequence ATGACTCCCTCAGCAGAACTAAAACATGTAATCACTAATTCACTCAATGCTTTTAACGGTATTACTGAAGAAGCGTGGAGTCACAAACCCGCACCCGATAAATGGAGCAAGCGCGAAATACTGGGGCATTTGGCTGATAGCGCCCAAAACAATCTGCGCAGGTTTATTGTAACCCAACACCTGCAAAACCAAAACATTGTGTATTACCAAAACGAGTGGGTACTGCACCAAAACTATCAAAACACGCCCACCCAAGAGGTGGTTGAATTATGGAAAGTGCTTAACCAGCACATTTGCCGCGTATTGGATAATATGCCTGCCGAAAAACTTTCTTATACTTGCGATACCGGCAAGCAAGGGCAAGAACCGCACACCCTTGAGTTTTTAATTGCCGATTATATCGACCATTTAAAACACCACTTGGGTCAAATACAATAA
- a CDS encoding rhomboid family intramembrane serine protease has protein sequence MLKEELSRIRSSFQLSLFFVTVMWAVKIIENSMGTDFSEWGVFPRTLGGLKGILFSPFIHGDYYHLFDNSIPILVLGTLLFYFYKEIAWELAILNLLISGFWLWIIGRPSFHIGASGYIYGLAAFLFFSGVFRRNVSLLTISLLVVFLYGSLIWGIFPVLEHISWEGHLSGGVAGTLLAWNYRKKGPKKPEPIVLDEPDDSDPYWLEEDEKEDDDASRKPIRIYKYFYTGNPADERRD, from the coding sequence ATGCTGAAAGAAGAACTTAGCAGAATACGGTCGAGTTTTCAACTGTCACTATTTTTTGTGACGGTGATGTGGGCGGTGAAGATTATCGAAAACTCGATGGGTACCGACTTTAGCGAGTGGGGTGTTTTTCCGCGCACGCTGGGCGGGCTAAAGGGTATTTTATTCTCACCCTTTATACACGGCGATTATTATCACTTGTTTGATAACTCCATCCCTATACTGGTGCTGGGTACGCTATTGTTTTATTTTTATAAAGAGATAGCTTGGGAGCTAGCCATTCTTAACCTCTTAATTTCAGGGTTTTGGTTGTGGATTATCGGTCGTCCTTCGTTCCACATCGGCGCAAGCGGCTATATATACGGGCTGGCGGCGTTTTTATTCTTTAGCGGGGTATTCAGGCGCAACGTTAGTTTGCTCACCATATCCTTGTTAGTGGTGTTTTTGTACGGCAGTTTAATTTGGGGGATTTTCCCCGTGTTGGAGCATATCTCGTGGGAAGGCCACCTTTCGGGCGGCGTGGCAGGCACCTTACTGGCTTGGAACTACCGGAAAAAAGGGCCGAAGAAACCCGAACCGATTGTGCTGGATGAACCCGATGACAGCGACCCTTACTGGCTGGAAGAGGATGAAAAGGAAGACGACGACGCGTCGCGAAAGCCAATCCGCATCTACAAGTATTTTTATACCGGAAATCCTGCCGACGAACGCAGAGATTGA
- a CDS encoding thioredoxin family protein gives MIYKTQRKITASIIFLFIVLTYSCKMFSHNTDPKGIHTREILNDSRKYDWFALEYKWYNTNHFATDRLNQYLTPEHEFIVFGGTWCGDTKNLLPKFYKILDTLAAPPKVTLVLVDMNKQSGTDLEEQYKIEYVPTFIILKDGKEVGRVVESTKQPDLESDLADIVNPVGAH, from the coding sequence ATGATTTATAAAACACAACGCAAGATTACTGCCTCCATTATATTTCTTTTCATTGTTTTAACTTATTCCTGCAAAATGTTTTCACACAATACCGACCCAAAGGGCATTCATACCCGTGAAATACTTAATGATTCCCGCAAGTATGACTGGTTTGCACTTGAGTATAAATGGTATAACACCAACCACTTTGCCACCGACCGTTTAAACCAATACCTCACCCCCGAGCACGAATTTATTGTGTTTGGCGGCACTTGGTGCGGCGATACAAAAAACTTGTTGCCTAAGTTTTATAAAATACTGGATACGCTGGCTGCACCGCCAAAAGTAACATTGGTATTGGTGGATATGAACAAACAAAGCGGCACTGACCTTGAGGAGCAATATAAAATTGAATACGTGCCTACGTTTATCATTTTAAAAGACGGAAAAGAAGTTGGCAGGGTGGTTGAAAGTACCAAACAGCCTGACTTGGAGAGTGATTTGGCTGATATTGTAAACCCTGTGGGGGCACATTAA